A part of Amphiprion ocellaris isolate individual 3 ecotype Okinawa chromosome 16, ASM2253959v1, whole genome shotgun sequence genomic DNA contains:
- the nkx1.2la gene encoding NK1 transcription factor related 2-like,a yields the protein MKDAGAQRVTMTSSHKISFSIIDILDPNKFNSKRVNELSIVKEKFLVPNAEKTSLESDSRATGDFRVERTEAGDETGDDHSALSQHPAAVGDPLLLSPQPDTEPCPTGEQEDADRESTVPLPDHSPHKRRRPDAACAKPRRARTAFTYEQLVALENKFRATRYLSVCERLNLALSLSLTETQVKIWFQNRRTKWKKQNPGVDSTLQPGSSSLVSPNQAPCGSSSASFHQTFSNFSSGNVIFHTAGGVPLSSTGGLLHPFMSNGFVQPTYFNPHL from the exons ATGAAGGATGCTGGAGCCCAAAGAGTGACAATGACGTCCAGTCATAAGATTTCCTTCTCTATTATTGACATATTGGATCCGAACAAATTCAACAGCAAAAGGGTGAACGAACTTTCCATCGTGAAGGAGAAGTTTTTGGTGCcaaatgcagagaaaacaagTTTGGAGTCGGACAGCAGAGCAACCGGAGACTTCAGAGTTGAGCGCACAGAAGCag GAGATGAGACAGGAGATGACCACTCTGCGCTCTCCCAGCACCCTGCAGCGGTTGGTGACCCCCTCCTGCTCTCCCCACAACCCGACACAGAGCCCTGCCCGACCGGGGAGCAGGAGGACGCGGACCGGGAGTCAACCGTCCCCCTGCCGGACCACTCACCGCACAAGCGTCGGCGCCCGGACGCGGCCTGCGCCAAACCGCGGCGCGCCAGAACAGCGTTCACTTACGAACAACTGGTGGCTCTGGAGAACAAGTTCCGCGCAACTCGCTACTTGTCCGTGTGCGAGAGACTAAACCTGGCCCTGTCCTTAAGTCTGACCGAGACCCAGGTGAAaatctggttccagaacagGAGGACCAAGTGGAAAAAGCAGAACCCCGGGGTGGACAGCACCTTGCAGCCCGGCTCCAGCTCCCTGGTCAGTCCTAACCAGGCCCCCTGTGGGTCGAGCTCCGCCAGCTTCCACCAGACTTTCTCCAACTTCAGCTCTGGGAATGTGATCTTCCACACGGCCGGTGGTGTTCCGCTTTCATCCACTGGAGGGCTCCTGCATCCCTTCATGTCCAATGGATTCGTCCAGCCGACTTATTTCAATCCACATCTATGA